In one Mycoplasmopsis canis PG 14 genomic region, the following are encoded:
- a CDS encoding helix-hairpin-helix domain-containing protein — MNIESQAITTTSQELKITEKQVKVVLEMLFNGDTVPFISRYRQSATGGLNEEQIYQIDKFFKYYESLNKRKEVIIETLKEKNLLTDDLLVKIQNTNIKSDLESLYEPFKVGKITKATEAIKLGLEPLAKTIFTNKNINFDIKLEAKKYLTKDVATVEFAIEQANYIIAQWISQDLNIKEEIKQRIYNFGLLRTKIKKNANDERQKFKIYYDFSSPIKYIKNHNILAINRAVNLNIVSLSFDYKIENFISYILYMIDRRKVNENNFKPAIIDSLKRLILPSIEREIFNELFAKAETAAIEIFSNSVEKLLNTPAIDNVRLLSIDPGFKNGCKIAALNKNGDVLAIDKIYPHEPFKKIKESSEIVLKLINKYDIDIIVIGNGTASRETERFISDLIKNNKITVKYTVVSEVGASVYSASKVAIEEFPDLSVEERSAINIGRKFLDPLNEYVKIDPKSIGVGQYQHDVNQKELDNYLTFKVQKVVNEIGVDVNSATKSILTYISGLSSKLAENIVKHRQENGDFKDRNDLKKVKGLGAKTFEQSIGFLRIFNTNNYLDKTFIHPESYNLAKKIINDNGLIPTDEGIDVSSLNADTLAQKYNVNIYEIKLILKALSSNVKPIKKDKTGFILKSSITNFEDLSEGEEVIGTVENITDFGIFVYIGLKENLFIHIKDLNLDKNTSQYEVFEPGSTIKANIISIDKIQKRITGKIQNQ; from the coding sequence ATGAATATAGAATCTCAAGCAATAACAACGACTAGTCAAGAATTAAAAATAACAGAAAAGCAAGTTAAAGTAGTTTTAGAAATGCTTTTTAATGGAGATACTGTTCCATTTATTTCTAGATATAGACAAAGCGCTACTGGCGGTCTTAATGAAGAGCAAATTTATCAAATTGATAAGTTTTTTAAATATTATGAATCACTTAACAAAAGAAAAGAAGTAATAATTGAAACCCTTAAAGAAAAAAATCTTTTAACGGATGATCTTTTGGTTAAGATTCAAAATACAAATATTAAAAGTGATTTAGAATCATTATACGAACCTTTCAAAGTAGGTAAAATAACTAAAGCAACTGAAGCAATAAAGCTTGGTTTAGAACCTCTTGCAAAAACGATATTCACTAACAAAAATATCAATTTTGATATAAAACTAGAAGCTAAAAAATATCTAACAAAAGATGTTGCAACCGTAGAATTCGCTATTGAGCAAGCGAATTATATTATAGCTCAATGAATATCTCAAGATCTTAATATAAAAGAGGAAATAAAACAAAGAATTTATAATTTTGGATTATTAAGAACAAAAATAAAGAAGAACGCTAATGATGAAAGGCAGAAATTCAAAATTTATTATGATTTTAGTTCTCCAATAAAATATATTAAAAATCATAATATTTTAGCCATAAATAGAGCTGTTAATTTAAATATTGTTTCATTAAGTTTCGACTATAAAATAGAAAATTTCATATCATATATTTTGTATATGATTGATAGAAGAAAAGTTAATGAAAACAATTTTAAGCCAGCTATTATTGATTCGTTAAAGAGATTGATTTTACCATCAATTGAAAGAGAAATTTTTAATGAGTTATTTGCAAAAGCTGAAACAGCTGCAATTGAAATTTTTTCAAATTCAGTAGAAAAATTACTTAATACTCCTGCAATCGATAATGTAAGATTATTATCGATTGATCCTGGTTTTAAAAACGGGTGCAAAATTGCAGCTTTGAACAAAAATGGTGATGTTTTAGCTATTGATAAAATTTACCCTCATGAACCATTTAAAAAAATAAAAGAGTCATCTGAAATAGTATTAAAACTTATTAATAAGTATGATATTGACATAATTGTTATCGGAAACGGAACAGCCTCAAGAGAAACAGAAAGATTTATTTCTGACTTAATTAAAAACAATAAAATAACAGTTAAATATACCGTTGTTTCAGAAGTAGGTGCAAGTGTATATTCTGCATCAAAAGTAGCTATAGAGGAATTTCCTGATTTATCTGTTGAAGAAAGAAGTGCAATTAACATTGGTAGAAAATTCTTAGATCCTCTCAATGAGTATGTAAAAATAGACCCTAAATCAATAGGTGTTGGTCAATATCAACACGATGTTAATCAAAAAGAATTAGATAATTATCTTACTTTTAAGGTACAAAAAGTAGTAAATGAGATCGGCGTTGATGTTAATTCAGCAACAAAGTCTATCTTAACTTATATATCAGGTCTTAGTTCAAAACTTGCTGAAAATATAGTGAAACATAGACAAGAAAACGGTGATTTTAAAGATAGAAATGATCTTAAAAAAGTTAAAGGGTTAGGAGCAAAAACTTTTGAGCAATCTATTGGCTTTTTACGAATTTTTAACACAAATAATTATTTGGACAAAACTTTTATTCACCCTGAGTCATATAATCTTGCTAAAAAAATAATTAATGATAATGGGCTAATACCAACTGATGAAGGTATTGATGTTTCGTCTTTAAACGCAGATACTTTAGCTCAAAAATATAATGTTAACATTTATGAAATAAAACTTATTTTAAAGGCGCTTTCATCAAATGTTAAACCGATCAAAAAAGACAAAACAGGATTCATTTTAAAAAGTTCGATAACGAACTTTGAAGACTTGAGTGAAGGTGAAGAGGTTATTGGAACAGTTGAAAATATAACTGATTTCGGTATATTTGTTTATATTGGTTTAAAAGAAAACCTTTTCATTCATATTAAGGATCTAAATTTAGACAAAAACACTAGTCAATATGAAGTTTTTGAGCCTGGATCAACTATAAAAGCCAACATTATTTCGATAGACAAAATTCAAAAACGTATTACTGGTAAAATACAAAACCAGTAG
- a CDS encoding nuclease-related domain-containing protein — MSEKQFLIVTILLMILFTLILVSLIVWYILWKYIYGYKDKKKGFMFEDAANERIKKILKNTNFRYIEGGVYKFENHIYEVDSILVSPSFLVVVEYKNFNGNISGDAGSKKFFLSLKKKNKKIPVNNPILQNEYHIKNVIKSLNKNVPYASLIVLPDEAIIQISNIPEHVIICKLNELEEKINDMSLYSKELPESINIEDIEQTMKIFKTTTLPEKIHFRNKIQNSQNKNRKQ; from the coding sequence ATGAGTGAAAAACAATTTTTAATAGTAACAATTTTATTAATGATCTTATTTACTTTAATTTTAGTAAGTTTAATAGTGTGATATATATTATGGAAGTATATTTATGGATATAAAGATAAGAAGAAAGGTTTTATGTTTGAAGACGCCGCAAATGAAAGAATAAAAAAAATTTTAAAGAATACAAACTTTAGGTATATTGAAGGTGGTGTTTATAAATTCGAAAATCATATATATGAAGTTGATTCAATTCTTGTTTCACCTTCTTTTTTAGTAGTTGTAGAATATAAAAATTTTAACGGAAACATATCAGGTGATGCAGGAAGTAAAAAATTCTTTTTAAGTTTAAAGAAGAAAAATAAAAAAATACCTGTAAATAATCCTATTTTACAAAATGAATATCACATCAAAAATGTAATAAAAAGTTTAAATAAAAACGTTCCGTATGCATCATTAATTGTTTTACCTGATGAAGCAATAATTCAAATTAGCAATATTCCTGAACACGTTATAATTTGCAAGCTAAATGAACTAGAAGAAAAAATAAATGACATGTCTCTTTACTCTAAAGAATTACCTGAATCAATAAATATTGAAGATATTGAACAAACTATGAAAATTTTCAAAACTACTACATTGCCTGAAAAAATACATTTTAGAAATAAAATCCAAAATTCACAAAACAAAAATAGAAAGCAATAA
- a CDS encoding 2-hydroxyacid dehydrogenase encodes MKIAFFDAKDYDVKYFEKYNEGRHEITFFKENLNLNTAKLAKGFDAVCGFVNTYGDKVILNVLSKLGIKYWFQRSMGYNKIDIAAANELGIKVFRIFNYSAESIGEFAFAGLSALNRNLIEANKRVEKYNFSLNGLDGKCIGNSVVGVIGSGKIGQTFIRIAKATGAKVLVFDAFAQENFPDLADKLGIEFVSLAKLLEESDFISIHCPLLPSTKYLIDEAAVNKMKDGVIVVNTARGEILELEAVINGLKSGKIKGLATDVLEREEGRFYEDVSARIEDLKKLDPQWKELIEMPNVLITSHQAFLTDLALTQIAKVTLENADSAEKGIFDNALIIMENGMIKNG; translated from the coding sequence ATGAAAATAGCATTTTTTGATGCAAAAGACTACGATGTTAAGTATTTTGAAAAATATAACGAAGGAAGACATGAAATTACATTTTTCAAAGAAAATTTAAACTTGAATACTGCAAAATTAGCAAAAGGATTTGATGCAGTTTGTGGATTTGTTAATACATATGGAGATAAAGTAATTTTAAATGTATTATCAAAATTAGGGATTAAATATTGATTCCAAAGATCAATGGGTTACAATAAAATTGATATTGCAGCCGCAAATGAATTAGGTATAAAAGTTTTTAGAATTTTTAACTATTCAGCAGAAAGTATTGGTGAATTTGCTTTTGCAGGTTTATCTGCTTTAAATAGAAATCTAATCGAAGCAAACAAGAGAGTAGAAAAATATAATTTTTCTTTAAACGGACTTGATGGTAAATGTATTGGTAACTCTGTAGTTGGAGTTATTGGCTCAGGAAAAATTGGGCAAACATTTATTAGAATTGCAAAAGCTACTGGGGCTAAAGTATTGGTTTTTGACGCTTTTGCACAAGAAAATTTTCCTGATTTAGCTGACAAATTAGGAATTGAGTTTGTTTCACTAGCAAAATTGCTAGAAGAATCTGATTTTATCTCTATCCACTGTCCTTTATTGCCTTCAACAAAGTACTTAATTGATGAAGCTGCTGTAAATAAAATGAAGGATGGTGTCATAGTTGTTAATACTGCGCGTGGAGAAATTTTAGAATTAGAAGCAGTTATTAACGGGCTAAAATCAGGAAAAATTAAAGGTCTTGCTACTGACGTTCTTGAAAGAGAAGAAGGAAGATTTTACGAAGATGTTTCTGCAAGAATTGAAGACCTTAAAAAATTAGATCCACAATGAAAAGAACTTATTGAGATGCCGAATGTATTAATTACATCTCACCAAGCATTCTTAACAGATTTAGCATTAACACAAATTGCAAAAGTTACTTTAGAAAATGCTGACTCAGCAGAAAAAGGTATTTTTGACAATGCATTAATTATTATGGAAAATGGAATGATCAAAAATGGTTAA
- a CDS encoding leucine-rich repeat protein, which translates to MKKKLAGFLILSASLLSVTSCNIQNNEVVKNDKNKTNTDDSSKNNQPVLKSETDKENTSKRQENINPTKVSTSPSKTSDNKKQNKTIPTEVINNKKDDKKPTNIANKEEKKKEIESKNNPQENYLELKDSVSSFIDKNLKELKYKEYKDQLENIINETYYNVVTKQYIKIDEYYSKQKTELEKIFNEVKTNYEKAANVSYTKEDLLVSEGSKNSNTSPNDYGQRVNENIQINEEAKYFMSLFSVDSINDYYKHDYQKAHKDFIAEKTQEILNNAKDKANTRIEKIRVIYDWIHSNLKYAHNGNVQAAIDPKMAFEKKFAVCGGYSNLYKAMLDSINVKNVVVIGWSEYGDHQWNLVYDDETNSFFHSDPTWGGNVNFKGSGEGFSRWHRAYQVIDAHKAIEGFEYEYNRGFSAFRNIDTDKKDLLKPLESIDEAHKVVSISQNVLDTTERLYIGENIERIDYSGGTHKVKWFEVSPKNQHFASKDGVLYTKDMQTLLVVPKKYENSEITLPKTVKIIEDWKGSIDVDNLTKINVEPGNYWYQSYGGILYSNNFSNIISIPKKIHSTITFHPNTKFKMHDISFNKNIKEIIIPDGVENLPADFLNNLTSLKKIFLPSSLKTLDEHAFSNVQNNKFEIYLSDKMDEYVIKILEKLKYKVKK; encoded by the coding sequence ATGAAAAAGAAATTAGCGGGATTTTTAATATTGTCAGCATCATTGTTATCAGTAACTTCTTGCAACATACAAAATAACGAAGTTGTTAAAAATGATAAAAATAAAACAAACACTGATGATTCCTCAAAAAATAATCAACCAGTTCTTAAATCAGAAACAGATAAGGAAAATACTTCTAAAAGACAAGAAAATATTAATCCAACAAAAGTATCAACCAGTCCTTCGAAAACAAGTGATAACAAAAAACAAAATAAAACCATTCCTACTGAAGTTATAAATAATAAAAAAGATGATAAAAAACCAACTAATATTGCAAACAAAGAAGAAAAGAAAAAAGAAATAGAGTCAAAAAATAATCCTCAAGAAAATTATTTAGAACTAAAAGATTCCGTTTCATCTTTCATAGATAAAAACTTAAAAGAACTAAAATATAAAGAGTATAAAGATCAATTGGAAAATATTATTAACGAGACATATTACAATGTTGTAACAAAACAATACATAAAAATAGACGAATATTATTCAAAACAAAAGACAGAGCTTGAAAAAATATTTAATGAAGTCAAAACAAATTACGAAAAGGCAGCAAATGTTAGTTATACCAAGGAAGATTTATTGGTTAGCGAAGGTTCTAAAAATTCAAACACAAGTCCAAATGATTATGGGCAAAGAGTTAATGAAAATATTCAAATAAATGAAGAAGCAAAGTATTTTATGAGTTTATTTTCTGTAGATTCAATTAATGATTATTACAAGCATGATTATCAAAAAGCTCATAAGGATTTCATTGCAGAAAAAACACAAGAAATATTAAATAATGCAAAAGATAAAGCGAATACCAGAATAGAAAAAATTAGAGTTATATATGATTGAATTCACTCTAATTTAAAATATGCACATAACGGAAACGTACAAGCAGCGATTGATCCTAAAATGGCTTTTGAAAAAAAATTTGCTGTTTGTGGTGGTTATAGCAATTTATATAAAGCAATGTTAGATTCAATAAATGTTAAGAATGTTGTAGTTATTGGTTGATCAGAGTATGGTGATCACCAATGAAATTTAGTTTACGATGATGAAACTAATAGCTTTTTCCATTCTGATCCAACTTGGGGAGGAAATGTTAACTTTAAAGGATCTGGTGAAGGTTTTTCAAGATGGCATAGAGCTTATCAAGTAATTGATGCACATAAGGCCATAGAAGGTTTTGAATATGAATATAATAGAGGTTTTTCTGCTTTTAGAAATATAGATACAGATAAAAAAGATTTATTAAAACCGCTTGAATCAATTGATGAAGCTCATAAAGTTGTAAGTATTTCACAAAACGTTTTAGATACAACAGAAAGACTTTACATAGGAGAAAATATTGAGAGAATTGATTATTCAGGTGGAACACATAAAGTTAAATGATTTGAAGTAAGTCCTAAAAATCAACACTTTGCGTCTAAAGATGGTGTTTTATATACAAAAGATATGCAAACATTATTGGTTGTGCCAAAAAAATATGAAAATAGCGAAATTACACTTCCTAAAACAGTAAAAATTATTGAGGATTGAAAAGGTTCAATTGATGTAGATAATTTAACAAAAATTAATGTTGAACCAGGAAATTATTGATATCAGAGTTATGGAGGTATCCTTTATAGTAATAATTTTTCAAATATAATTAGTATCCCAAAAAAAATTCATAGTACTATTACATTCCATCCTAATACAAAATTCAAAATGCATGATATTTCATTTAATAAAAATATTAAAGAAATTATCATACCTGACGGCGTCGAAAATCTTCCTGCTGACTTTTTGAATAATTTAACTTCATTAAAGAAAATTTTTCTTCCTTCATCTCTTAAAACGCTAGACGAACACGCTTTTTCAAATGTACAAAATAATAAATTTGAGATTTATTTAAGTGATAAAATGGATGAGTACGTCATAAAAATTTTAGAAAAACTTAAATATAAAGTAAAAAAATAA
- a CDS encoding DDE-type integrase/transposase/recombinase: MKITHNLFKYKNLTKFEIKKQQSLKLIAENIEKSLSYLSLITNLSLSTVKRYKKVIKSKKEIVVSHKNKYHQRNYKITDAEIELVFKNYLETCQFILNRDLTNNQLSIKTYFNSEYGSFIREKISYKTLVKRFNQLGLFNIHTTKRGRRVARLSKKKTSEDITLILKNYYQQIKQNEKQRQVLNLKKNLKFGEIVEIDAQLEPYLKNDKPLYLYHAIDVATGTLLAAWFEEQETTLGYQRLLEIVFKKYGFPKKIYTDKRRSFWGSENTQTVFEKVLNKKGIEVLSSSNPKHKPHVERSFRTSLDQYPLLIHENGYKNIDDLKKNNEVFQNYYNIRNKKIISKQNVFQKEGKKNGNWAVDLEINRKVLNGVVRYQGKNYAAFDMYNKRIIFPYNSDVLLVHSSDDNLYFKYNDKKYFAKEPNGKYLSLTEMWALEKGLDYSIPAVGKLAFIHNKTNSFFKTLELYISKFNSISVNAQDSNLEANKIMSEYLSILRALHRSINDDIRIDA; encoded by the coding sequence ATGAAAATAACACACAACTTATTTAAGTATAAAAATTTAACAAAATTTGAAATAAAAAAACAACAATCTTTAAAATTGATTGCTGAAAATATCGAAAAATCTTTATCTTATCTTAGCTTGATTACAAACCTTAGTTTATCAACTGTAAAAAGATATAAAAAAGTTATTAAAAGCAAAAAAGAAATTGTTGTCTCACATAAAAATAAATATCATCAAAGAAATTACAAAATAACTGATGCAGAAATAGAATTAGTCTTTAAAAATTATTTAGAAACATGTCAGTTTATTTTGAATAGAGATCTAACAAATAATCAACTTTCAATTAAAACATACTTCAATTCTGAGTATGGTTCTTTTATAAGAGAAAAAATTTCTTACAAAACTTTAGTTAAGAGATTTAATCAATTAGGTTTATTTAATATACATACAACCAAGAGAGGAAGAAGGGTTGCAAGATTATCAAAGAAAAAAACCTCAGAAGATATAACATTGATATTAAAAAATTATTATCAACAGATTAAACAAAACGAAAAACAAAGACAAGTTTTAAATCTAAAGAAAAATCTAAAATTCGGCGAAATTGTTGAGATTGATGCACAACTTGAACCATACTTGAAAAATGATAAACCATTATATCTTTATCATGCAATAGATGTAGCAACAGGAACATTGTTAGCAGCATGATTCGAAGAACAAGAAACAACATTAGGATATCAAAGACTACTAGAAATTGTATTTAAAAAGTATGGATTCCCAAAGAAAATCTATACTGATAAAAGAAGAAGTTTTTGAGGAAGCGAAAACACACAAACAGTCTTTGAAAAAGTTTTAAATAAAAAGGGAATAGAAGTACTAAGTTCATCAAATCCAAAACATAAACCACATGTTGAAAGATCTTTTAGGACATCACTAGACCAATATCCGTTACTTATTCACGAAAACGGATATAAAAATATTGATGATTTGAAGAAAAATAATGAAGTATTTCAAAATTATTACAATATCAGGAATAAAAAAATAATTTCTAAACAAAATGTTTTTCAAAAAGAGGGAAAGAAAAACGGCAATTGAGCCGTTGATTTAGAGATTAATAGAAAAGTTTTAAATGGTGTTGTTAGATACCAAGGTAAAAATTACGCAGCCTTTGATATGTATAACAAAAGAATTATCTTCCCTTATAATTCTGACGTTTTATTAGTGCATTCTTCGGATGATAATTTGTATTTTAAATATAATGATAAAAAATACTTTGCTAAGGAACCTAACGGAAAATATCTAAGTTTAACAGAAATGTGAGCTTTAGAGAAAGGATTAGATTACTCTATTCCAGCCGTAGGGAAACTAGCATTTATCCATAATAAAACAAATTCGTTTTTTAAAACTCTTGAATTATATATCTCAAAATTTAATAGTATTTCCGTGAATGCCCAAGATAGTAATCTTGAAGCTAATAAAATCATGTCCGAATACTTAAGCATACTCCGAGCATTGCACAGAAGCATCAATGATGATATAAGAATTGATGCATAA
- a CDS encoding aquaporin, with protein MVNKQKNNITLKSSWEFFKSWFSYFNLKKSTRINAEKPKDLITWVIHGFSEVIGTILLSLFLAGLSTVIKLAKAKPVVIEEYLIHPALVGFFAGFIAVGIVLFIFLRWSCDLNPSVTLTRYLNGTNDGWYASFKIFMQFIGALLAGLIIYAVGKSQVGQEFVANMPINSISAADKVFAPFKNSSVDTKLITGSIWIVFVELSITTILLVPIFSPRIEGKYRDTFIMAIISFSVWMGILGGTAAINPARGLAQQLPILMFENSNTQGFQAYTHNLLGNLENNATSYAWNGVVSGTISMLIGTFIAPLFYIFLQGFTEKVFNPFVVKVIGFKNYKAKNMIKPSMNDKNK; from the coding sequence ATGGTTAACAAACAGAAAAACAATATTACATTAAAAAGCTCATGAGAATTTTTTAAATCATGATTTAGTTACTTTAATTTAAAAAAATCAACAAGAATCAATGCTGAAAAACCAAAAGACTTAATTACTTGAGTTATTCACGGATTTTCAGAAGTTATTGGAACAATTTTACTTTCATTATTTTTAGCTGGATTAAGTACAGTTATTAAATTAGCGAAAGCAAAACCAGTTGTTATTGAAGAATATTTAATTCACCCTGCTTTAGTAGGATTTTTCGCAGGGTTTATAGCTGTTGGAATAGTATTATTTATATTTCTTAGATGAAGTTGTGATTTAAACCCTTCAGTTACTCTAACAAGATATTTAAATGGAACAAATGATGGATGATATGCTTCATTTAAGATATTTATGCAATTTATTGGTGCATTATTAGCTGGTTTAATTATTTATGCAGTTGGAAAAAGTCAAGTTGGTCAAGAATTCGTTGCAAATATGCCAATAAACTCTATTTCAGCAGCAGACAAAGTATTTGCACCATTTAAAAATAGTTCAGTTGATACAAAATTAATTACAGGTTCAATTTGAATAGTATTTGTAGAATTATCAATTACTACAATTTTGTTAGTTCCTATATTTTCACCAAGAATTGAAGGTAAATATAGAGATACATTTATTATGGCAATTATTTCATTCAGTGTTTGAATGGGTATTTTAGGTGGAACAGCAGCTATTAACCCAGCAAGAGGTTTAGCGCAACAATTACCTATATTAATGTTCGAAAATTCAAATACACAAGGTTTCCAAGCATATACACATAATTTATTAGGTAATCTTGAAAATAATGCAACTTCATACGCATGAAATGGTGTTGTATCTGGTACTATTTCTATGTTAATTGGTACTTTTATAGCTCCTTTATTCTATATATTCTTACAAGGTTTTACTGAAAAAGTATTTAATCCTTTTGTTGTTAAAGTTATTGGATTTAAAAATTATAAAGCAAAAAACATGATTAAACCAAGTATGAATGATAAAAATAAATAA